From the genome of Rathayibacter sp. VKM Ac-2759, one region includes:
- a CDS encoding nucleoside hydrolase gives MTPPRPHRLIVSTDAANEADDQFAIVQALLTTTLDIRGLVSAHFGGPGSRDASRREIDRTVGLSGVPAPVLDGSADPLPDERTAAPSDGSRLIVDEALRDAGRLWIAVLGPLTDVASALLEEPSIASRDVVVVWVGGPPYDEIPSYHPEFNLINDVAAANVVMASGVALWQIPMPVYSMVGIGHAELRTRLGGTSPLADYLVDQLIAFNDTIDYGPLDFRSLGDSPAIGAVMNPAGGRWRSRPAPRFSTSGDLLPTAGPHPIRVCEAFDTRWLIEDLIAKLREFGAR, from the coding sequence ATGACCCCGCCGCGGCCGCACCGGCTGATCGTCAGCACCGATGCCGCCAACGAGGCCGACGACCAGTTCGCGATCGTCCAGGCCCTGCTGACCACCACCCTCGACATCCGCGGTCTCGTCTCGGCCCACTTCGGCGGCCCCGGCAGCCGCGACGCCTCGCGCCGGGAGATCGATCGCACGGTGGGCCTCTCCGGAGTCCCGGCGCCGGTCCTCGACGGCTCGGCCGACCCGCTCCCCGACGAGCGGACGGCCGCCCCCTCCGACGGCTCCCGCCTGATCGTCGACGAGGCCCTCCGCGACGCCGGCCGCCTGTGGATCGCGGTGCTCGGCCCGCTGACCGACGTGGCCTCGGCGCTCCTCGAGGAGCCCTCGATCGCCTCCCGCGACGTCGTCGTGGTCTGGGTCGGCGGCCCTCCCTACGACGAGATCCCGTCGTACCACCCCGAGTTCAACCTCATCAACGACGTCGCGGCCGCGAACGTCGTCATGGCCTCGGGAGTCGCCCTCTGGCAGATCCCGATGCCGGTCTACTCGATGGTCGGCATCGGCCACGCGGAGCTGCGGACCCGGCTCGGCGGGACCAGCCCGCTCGCCGACTACCTCGTCGACCAGCTCATCGCCTTCAACGACACCATCGACTACGGTCCGCTCGACTTCCGCTCGCTCGGCGACAGCCCCGCGATCGGCGCGGTGATGAACCCGGCGGGCGGCCGCTGGCGCTCGCGCCCCGCCCCGCGCTTCTCGACCTCCGGCGACCTGCTGCCGACCGCCGGCCCGCACCCGATCCGCGTCTGCGAGGCGTTCGACACCCGCTGGCTGATCGAGGACCTGATCGCGAAGCTGCGCGAGTTCGGGGCGCGCTGA
- the arr gene encoding NAD(+)--rifampin ADP-ribosyltransferase, whose amino-acid sequence MSAAHDDGPFFHGTRAGLRIGDLLTAGFRSNYRPEVVMNHVYFTAVVAGAGLAAELAPGEAEPRVFAVEPTGAFEDDPNVTDKKFPGNPTRSYRSTEPLLIVGEITDWPRLTPEALRSWRERLAALRADERGAIIN is encoded by the coding sequence ATGAGCGCAGCGCACGACGACGGCCCGTTCTTCCACGGGACCAGGGCCGGACTGCGGATCGGCGATCTCCTCACGGCCGGCTTCCGCTCGAACTACCGGCCCGAGGTGGTGATGAACCACGTCTACTTCACCGCGGTCGTCGCCGGCGCGGGTCTCGCCGCCGAGCTCGCGCCCGGCGAGGCGGAGCCGCGGGTCTTCGCCGTCGAGCCCACCGGGGCGTTCGAGGACGACCCGAACGTCACCGACAAGAAGTTCCCGGGCAACCCGACCCGGTCGTACCGCAGCACCGAGCCCCTCCTCATCGTCGGTGAGATCACCGACTGGCCGCGGCTGACTCCGGAGGCTCTGCGCTCCTGGCGCGAGCGGCTGGCGGCCCTACGCGCCGACGAGCGGGGCGCGATCATCAATTGA
- a CDS encoding LLM class flavin-dependent oxidoreductase — protein MRHGIVILPQEPWTSARRKWQSAEGLGFDHAWTYDHLSWRSLADQVWHATVPTLTAAAVVTETIRLGTFVASPNFRHPVPFAKELATLDDISGGRFVLGVGSGGTGFDAGVLGQPAYSPRERHERYVEFVSAIDELLRHETPGSGGIDIDGDWFTARGARMVGEPAQRPRLPFVLAANGPKGLALVAERAQGWVTTGPEGTTSEEWWSAVSALGRRLDDALEAVDRDPRSLERHLSLDSGPHFSLESVARFDEMAGRAEELGFTDVISHWPRAEGIYAGDDDVLYDVASRF, from the coding sequence ATGCGCCACGGAATCGTCATCCTCCCGCAGGAGCCATGGACCAGCGCCCGCCGCAAGTGGCAGTCGGCGGAGGGCCTCGGCTTCGACCACGCGTGGACCTATGACCACCTGTCGTGGCGCTCGCTCGCCGACCAGGTCTGGCACGCGACCGTCCCGACGCTGACCGCGGCCGCCGTCGTCACCGAGACCATCCGCCTCGGCACGTTCGTGGCCTCGCCGAACTTCCGTCACCCGGTGCCGTTCGCGAAGGAGCTCGCGACCCTCGACGACATCTCCGGCGGCCGCTTCGTGCTCGGCGTCGGCTCGGGCGGCACCGGCTTCGACGCCGGCGTGCTCGGCCAGCCCGCGTACTCGCCGCGCGAGCGGCACGAGCGCTACGTGGAGTTCGTCTCCGCCATCGACGAGCTGCTGCGCCACGAGACCCCGGGATCCGGAGGCATCGACATCGACGGCGACTGGTTCACGGCCCGCGGCGCCCGGATGGTCGGCGAGCCGGCGCAGCGGCCGCGCCTGCCCTTCGTACTCGCCGCGAACGGCCCGAAGGGGCTCGCGCTGGTGGCCGAGCGCGCCCAGGGCTGGGTCACCACCGGACCCGAGGGGACGACGAGCGAGGAGTGGTGGTCGGCCGTCTCCGCCCTGGGCCGCCGCCTCGACGACGCACTCGAGGCGGTGGACCGCGACCCGCGCTCGCTCGAGCGCCACCTCTCCCTCGACTCCGGTCCGCACTTCTCGCTCGAGAGCGTCGCCCGCTTCGACGAGATGGCCGGGCGGGCCGAGGAGCTCGGCTTCACCGACGTGATCTCGCACTGGCCGCGCGCCGAGGGGATCTACGCGGGCGACGACGACGTGCTCTACGACGTCGCCTCGCGGTTCTAG